The Meiothermus sp. Pnk-1 genome has a window encoding:
- a CDS encoding ABC transporter permease — MRLLSRLRPRLSAAELVLLGALVVAVLVMSRLSPQFFTVRNFFEVTRFVAEAGLISLGMTAVILTGGIDLSVGSILGLSAILTGALFHAGWNVWLSASAGILAGTLAGALNGLIITRAGIPPLIVTLATLAIYRGLALGISQGQAYRDYPEAFYVLGQGYVGPVPVQLIVFALFSLVFVLLLGRTVFGRALYAIGNNETAARFSGLPVDRIKLIVYSLCGLLSGLAGVIFVSRLSTAKADAGVGYELDAITAVVLGGTAISGGQGGIWGTLLGLFIVGIVRNGMTLAFINADVQLVFIGLILIAAVTLNQALRRGRG; from the coding sequence ATGAGGCTCCTCTCCCGCCTCCGCCCCCGCCTGAGCGCAGCCGAGCTCGTGCTGCTGGGGGCTCTCGTGGTGGCTGTTCTGGTGATGTCGAGGCTTTCGCCCCAGTTCTTCACCGTGCGCAACTTCTTCGAAGTCACCCGCTTCGTGGCCGAGGCAGGGCTGATCTCGCTAGGGATGACCGCGGTGATCCTCACCGGAGGGATTGACCTCTCGGTGGGCTCGATCCTGGGCTTGAGCGCGATCCTCACCGGGGCCCTTTTCCACGCCGGTTGGAACGTTTGGCTCTCGGCCTCGGCGGGCATCCTGGCCGGGACCCTGGCGGGGGCCCTCAACGGCCTGATCATCACCCGCGCAGGGATCCCTCCCTTGATCGTTACCCTGGCGACCCTCGCCATCTACCGGGGGCTGGCCCTGGGCATCTCGCAGGGGCAAGCCTACCGCGACTATCCGGAGGCCTTCTACGTCCTGGGCCAGGGATACGTCGGCCCGGTGCCGGTGCAGCTTATCGTCTTCGCCCTGTTCTCGCTCGTCTTCGTGCTGCTGTTGGGGCGCACGGTCTTTGGGCGGGCCCTGTACGCCATCGGCAACAACGAGACCGCCGCCCGCTTCTCCGGGCTCCCGGTAGACCGGATCAAGCTCATCGTTTACAGCCTCTGCGGGCTTTTGTCGGGGCTGGCCGGGGTGATCTTCGTCTCGAGGCTCTCTACGGCCAAGGCCGACGCCGGGGTAGGCTACGAACTCGACGCGATCACCGCGGTGGTGCTGGGGGGAACCGCCATCTCCGGAGGGCAGGGAGGTATCTGGGGGACTTTGCTGGGGTTGTTCATCGTCGGCATCGTGCGCAATGGCATGACCCTAGCCTTTATCAATGCCGACGTGCAGCTGGTCTTTATCGGGCTGATCTTGATCGCCGCGGTGACCCTCAACCAGGCGCTGCGGCGAGGGAGGGGGTGA